In Acidimicrobiales bacterium, one DNA window encodes the following:
- a CDS encoding YbjN domain-containing protein, with amino-acid sequence MSRLADAVVQFLESRDWPVDVDDSMIRTVVRTEEQAFPLAAVVVDSVGQIVVYSVHPDPVPPERRDAVAELTTRANSQLTVGNLELELDAGQVRFRTGLAVGQSPITEEMVERVIFDNAATAVAYFPLVSAVVEGRLAPAEAVSLLGDDGD; translated from the coding sequence ATGAGCCGCTTGGCCGACGCAGTGGTGCAGTTCCTCGAATCCCGGGACTGGCCCGTCGACGTCGACGACAGCATGATCCGCACCGTGGTCCGCACCGAGGAGCAGGCCTTCCCGTTGGCGGCGGTGGTGGTCGACTCGGTCGGCCAGATCGTCGTGTACTCGGTGCATCCCGACCCGGTCCCACCCGAACGTCGAGATGCGGTGGCCGAGCTGACCACCAGGGCCAACAGCCAGCTCACGGTGGGCAACCTCGAGCTCGAGCTCGACGCCGGCCAGGTGCGGTTCCGCACCGGGCTGGCGGTGGGGCAGAGCCCCATCACCGAAGAGATGGTCGAGCGGGTGATCTTCGACAACGCCGCCACCGCGGTGGCTTACTTCCCGCTGGTGTCGGCGGTGGTCGAGGGTCGACTCGCCCCCGCCGAGGCGGTGTCGCTGCTTGGCGACGACGGCGACTAG
- a CDS encoding DUF4255 domain-containing protein, translating into MFHLIDHALEQYLRSEVPLPSTDVDVAFNAPAKDWSARLSRPTVNLFLWDIRRSAAQQRAGLEEVEIEGNKFRRIPPRALEMRYLVTAWSSEHRDEHQLLGNVAQSILSNRWIPNQFLPDGFELPDRRPVELSLTTTSDLKPNDFWSSIDGQLKPGLDIIVTFRVATTLTEVAEPASEVDVGLGDKNDPSRSSSRSYVTGRTSNPDAVGRAVRTRRGKATVQETGNFVVPGEPGDELTIDSEPPLTTEIPADGRLELE; encoded by the coding sequence ATGTTCCACCTCATCGATCACGCGCTCGAACAGTACCTCCGCTCCGAGGTGCCCCTTCCGTCGACCGACGTCGACGTCGCCTTCAACGCGCCTGCCAAGGACTGGAGCGCCCGGCTGTCCCGTCCGACGGTCAACCTGTTCCTGTGGGACATCCGCCGGTCTGCCGCCCAGCAGCGGGCCGGGCTCGAAGAGGTCGAGATCGAGGGCAACAAGTTCCGGCGCATCCCGCCCCGGGCCCTCGAGATGCGCTACCTCGTCACCGCCTGGTCGAGCGAGCACCGCGACGAGCACCAGCTGCTCGGCAACGTGGCCCAGAGCATCCTGTCGAACCGGTGGATCCCCAACCAGTTCCTTCCCGACGGGTTCGAGCTTCCCGACCGCAGGCCGGTCGAGCTGTCGCTCACCACCACCTCCGACCTCAAGCCCAACGACTTCTGGAGCTCGATCGACGGCCAGCTCAAGCCCGGGCTCGACATCATCGTGACCTTCCGGGTGGCCACCACCCTCACCGAGGTCGCCGAACCGGCCAGCGAGGTCGACGTCGGCCTGGGCGACAAGAACGATCCGTCGCGATCGTCGTCACGGTCCTATGTGACCGGACGAACCAGCAACCCCGACGCCGTCGGACGAGCGGTGCGCACCCGTCGGGGCAAGGCCACCGTCCAGGAGACCGGAAACTTCGTGGTACCGGGTGAACCGGGCGACGAGCTGACGATCGATTCCGAACCCCCTCTCACCACGGAGATCCCCGCCGACGGGCGTCTCGAGCTCGAGTAA